The Nitrospirota bacterium genome includes the window GGCAAAGGGCAGGAAAAAACTTACCGTATCAGGATAATATTCTGCGCGCCAGAATAATCACGGCTGTTTAAATGGATAGCGAGCGTATTCCCCGTGGACGGGGTCAAGCGAGCGAATATGATAAAGAAAATCCATACATTAGATTCCCTGTGGTCTTGCCACAGGGAATATCAATTAAGGGAAAATTGAAAAACTTTGTAATTATCATTATAAATTTTTACAAAAAATATTTATCTCCGTTTCTGCCGGCTTCATGCAGATTTTATCCATCCTGCTCGGCTTACAGTCTTGAGGCGGTAAAAAAACATGGTATTGCAAAAGGTCTGTCGTTTTCAGCAAAACGAATTGTAAAATGCCACCCCTTTCATCAGGGCGGATATGACCCGGTCCCGATATATCGGGATTCTCAAAAGGCAAACTGATGGAAAAACGCACTCTTTTAGCCGTAGCGCTGTCAATTCTGGTTCTTGTCGCATTTTCATACTTTTTCCAGCCAAAGAATGTGCCGCAGCCTGAACAGGCTCAAAAAGCAGAACCAAAATCAGAAACAGCGCCTGCAAAAGAAACTCCGTCCGTTGCTCCGCAGATACCTCAAGTGCCCGTTCCCGTCAAGACAACTGGAGCGGATATTACCATTGAGACAGACCTTTATAAAGCAGTGTTTACAACTAACGGCGCAGTAATTAAATCATGGGAGCTTAAAAAATATAAAGATAAAAACGGCATTGCCCTTTCCATGTTAAAACAGCCGGAGACAATTCCTCCGCTTTCATTGCTGTTTGAAGGCGCAGAAAGGGACTTTCCTCAAAGAGTAACCTATCAGTCAAATACAGACAGTCTCGTCCTCAATAAAGATAAATCAAAAGGCGAGGTAATCCTTAATTACGACTATCAGGGAATGCGCATAACAAAACATTTTATCTTCTACAATGACGGTTACAATGTTGACCTCTCCATAGAGACAGTCAATTCACCCGCCTATTCGTTAGCCGTTGGGACCAATTTCGGCGTTGTTGAAAAAGCAGACAGGCTTCATCGGGGGCCCGTTATTCTTGTTGACACAGACAGGAGCGAGTTTGATGAAAAGCTGAAAGAAACAAAAAATTTCACTGGCAATATCTTCTGGATAGCGCAGGAAGATAAATATTTCACTGCCGCAATCGTCCCGCGTACGGCAGTTCTCGGCGCAACCGTCTGGAAGGACGGCACAACACCTGAGATTGCCCTGAAACTCAGCCCTCAGAAACAGGATTTTGTTTTATATGCAGGGCCCAAAGAATATGACAAGCTTAAGGCGCTGAATCTTAAGCTTGAACACATGGTTGATTTCGGCTGGTTTACAATCGTGGCAATGCCGCTTTTCTGGGTCTTGAAATTCTTTTATAAATTCATCGGCAATTATGGTTGGACCATAGTGCTTATCACCATAATAGTCAGAATACCGTTTATCCCCCTCCTGCACAAAAGCCAGCAGACAATGAAAAAAATGCAAGACATTCAGCCCCAGATTGCCGAAATGAAAGAGCGGTATAAAAAGGACGCACAGAAAATGCAGAAAGAACTCATGGGACTTTATAAGAAACACAAGGTAAATCCAATGGGCGGCTGTCTGCCGATGCTTCTTCAAATACCGGTTTTCATTGCCCTCTACAATGTCCTTGCAAAAGCCATTGAACTCAGGGGCGCGCCTTTTATGTGGTGGATAACCGACCTTTCGGTAAAAGACCCGTATTATATATTTCCGGTAGTCATGGGAATTACAATGGTAATCCAGCAGAAAATGACCCCGACAACCATGGACCCAATGCAGGCAAAGATGATGATGTTTATGCCGATTGTTTTCACATTCATGTTCTTATCCTTCCCGGCAGGTCTCGTCCTTTACTGGCTCGTGAATAATCTCCTTGCAATTGCACAGCAGTACTATGCGAATAAAACTATGGCTCATAGCTGATAGCTCTTAGTTATGAATTGTTTTGACGACACCATAACCGCTATATCAACTCCCTCAGGCAAAGGAGGCATCGGGATTGTAAGACTGAGCGGCAAAAATGCAATAGAAACAGCAGAGAAGATATTCACCTCGCCAAAAAACAAGGGTCTTAAACAAACGCCCTCACATAAAATTATTTACGGCCATATCATAAATTCAAACAAAGAAATTGTGGATGAAGTATTAATCTCCATAATGCGCGCGCCCAATACATACACAAAAGAAAATGTTGTGGAAATAAACTGCCACGGCGGCGCTGTACCTCTCCGCAGGGTGCTGGAGCTCGTATTAAAAAACGGGGCAAGACTTGCAATGCCCGGAGAATTCACGCAAAGGGCTCTCATTAATGGACGAATTGACCTTGCTCAGGCAGAGGCGGTTCTGGATGCAATCAATTCAGCGACTGAGCAAAGTCAGAAGGCAGCAATGGAACAGCTTAGCGGAGGGCTTTCAAAAAAAATACATTCACTCAGGGATAAATTGGTTGAACTCACCGCTTTTGTTGAGGCGCACATTGATTTTCCTGAAGAAGACATAGAATCACCGTCTTTAAGCGATATGCAGAAAAAGGCTTTGGAAATATGCGGTGAAATTACAAAACTCATAGAAGGCTCAAGGCATGGAATGATTTTACGGGAAGGGCTTAAGACTGCTATCATCGGCCGGCCGAATGTTGGAAAATCCTCACTCCTTAATGCGCTTCTTACGCATGACCGGGCCATCGTGACTGAGATGCCGGGGACCACAAGAGATGTTATTGAAGAATATCTGGACATTAATGGTTTCCCGGTCAGGATTATGGACACCGCAGGCATCAGAGAGGCAAAAGACATTGCCGAAAAAGAAAGCGTGGAAAGAAGCCTCAGTGCCATGAAGGGAGCTGATCTGGTGGTCCTTGTCCTTGACGGAAGCGAAGACTTGCATAATACGGACAGGGAGTTGATTGAAAGGTCAGCTTCGCAAAACACAATATTAGTTATAAATAAAACAGACCTTAAGCAAAAATTAAACTTGAAAAACGTAGGACAAGAAAATGTCATTCCCGCGAAAGCGGGAATCCAGACGTCGTCTCCCGACACCCGATCTAAGTCGCAGGCAAACTTAATCGGGGTAACCAGAACTTTTGAACACTGGATTCCGGGTCAAGCCCGGAATGACAAACCAGAGCAAAAAATTATCAAAACCTCCGCTCTTACAGGCGCCGGTCTTGATGAATTAAGAAATAAGATAATGAACATAATTTCAGATGCCGGAGGCGGAGAGGCGTCACATTCCAGACTTGTAACAAACATCAGACACGTTCATGCGCTGGAAAAAGCGCTTGCCTCCATGAATTCATTTATTGAAGGCGTTGACAATAAGCTTTCACCTGAATTTCTCTCGGTTGAGCTCAGGGAAGCCCTTGACGCCCTCGGAGAGATAACCGGCATAACCACGCCCGAAGACATTTTGAATAAAATCTTCAGCGATTTTTGTATCGGGAAGTAAGGGGTTGAAAAATTAATCGCACTATTCAGGCATATAGATGCCGTCTGAGCCGGTTACTACAGGGCCAAGCCAGCCGCTTACCCCGCCCCTCAGGCATTTTGCATTGAAGCCGCGGTTTTTAAGGAGAAACGCTGAAACCATTCCTCTTGAATCGTTGAGACAATAAGTAATGTATTGTTTCATCCTGTCAAATACGGCACATTGCTCGCGTAATGTTTCAACCGGGATGTTTACTGCCCCATAAATATGTTCTTCCTCATATTCAGCCGGTATGCGTGCATCTATGATCACATACTCATTTAGATATGTATCTAGGGGAATATCTTCAGGAAAAATATTTTCCAAAAACGACGCCTTCACAATCTGATTGAAATCTTTCTTATCCAGTACAAAAAGCGTTGTCTCCTCTATAGCCTGACAGGTTGCATTTCGCGGGTCTTCCCGGATCAGAGCCTCCTCTCCAAAAGCCTCCCCGTCTCCCAATAGCGCCGCCTGTATTGGCGCATCGTCACCCTTTTTAGTTTTTAACACTGCAACACGGCCTGATTTAATGATGTAATAATCATTGCCCTTCTCTCCCTGTACTATGATATTTTCTCCGGGAGAATATCTCTTTTCCACCAGCTTTTCCATAAGGGCATACATTTTATCAGGCGGGAGAAGTTCAAACGGCTGGAGAGACTTTATCGCAGCGTAATACTTATAACTATTTACCTTGTCAAGAAGCATGCTTTTGAATAATGCTTCATGCAATACAATTTCTTCAAAATCCGCCTTTGACAACTCATAGAGCGCAACATTGGTTACTGCCCAGACAGAGCTTGCGCGCACAGAACCGGTCAGCAACGCCATCTCGCCAACGCCCTGACCGCTGCCGATAACGGAAATCTTCTCCTCCTTCCCTGTTTTTGTCTTTTTGGTCACCTCAACCTGCCCTTCCTTCACAAAATAGAAGGACTTCCCCACAGTGCCTTCTTTTATGATCTCGCTGCCGGTAGGGAAATGAACCATTCTGATTCTTTTTGAAAAGATTTCAAGGGCATTATCGGAAAGACTTGAAAAATATTTATATTTTCTAAGGTCTGAAAGTTGCAGATTTTGTGAAGACATCAGTACATCCTTTTTGCTATTTTAGACATCAAAAAGCCCCTGCTTTTTGAATACCACCTGTCTAAATAAAAATACTTTTATTTCGTAATTTAACAATATTTTCTAAAATAAATCAAGGTGTTTTTTACAATTAGAAATAAATAAAAAATTTATTTCAAAGAACCATTAAATTTCGTTTATAATTATCCTATGCAGAGGCTTAAGAAAGTCAGGCAGGTCCTGATTTACACATTAATCCTCAACATGGCTGTTGCCGCGGCAAAGATAACTTATGGCTACCTGACAAACTCGGTAAGCATGTTCTCCGACGGTTTCCATTCATTCTTTGACGGGACATCCAATGTCATCGGGCTTGTCGGCACGTGGATAGCCGCCCAGCCGCCTGATAAAAACCACCCTTACGGACACAAAAAATACGAGACCCTTTCAACTATCGCAATAGCAGTGCTTATTTTTTTAGGCGGCTATGAGATATTAAAAAAGGCCTATCATAATTTCAGCAGCCCCGCGGACATTGAAGTAACAACCATGAGTTTTATAATTATGCTGGTGACCATTATTGTCAACACTTCTGTAATGATTTATGAAAAAAGAAAAGGCAGGGAACTTCAGAGCGATTTTCTCATTGCAGACGCCCTGCATACAAGGACGGATATCTTTGTTTCACTGTCTGTCATCGTCAGCCTTATCGCGGCAAAGGCCGGCTATCCTGTCATTGATTCAATCGCTGCCGTCATAATTGCCCTTATGATAGCGGGGATGGGCTTTGAAATACTCAGGTCT containing:
- the yidD gene encoding membrane protein insertion efficiency factor YidD; the encoded protein is MKNFVIIIINFYKKYLSPFLPASCRFYPSCSAYSLEAVKKHGIAKGLSFSAKRIVKCHPFHQGGYDPVPIYRDSQKAN
- the yidC gene encoding membrane protein insertase YidC, translating into MEKRTLLAVALSILVLVAFSYFFQPKNVPQPEQAQKAEPKSETAPAKETPSVAPQIPQVPVPVKTTGADITIETDLYKAVFTTNGAVIKSWELKKYKDKNGIALSMLKQPETIPPLSLLFEGAERDFPQRVTYQSNTDSLVLNKDKSKGEVILNYDYQGMRITKHFIFYNDGYNVDLSIETVNSPAYSLAVGTNFGVVEKADRLHRGPVILVDTDRSEFDEKLKETKNFTGNIFWIAQEDKYFTAAIVPRTAVLGATVWKDGTTPEIALKLSPQKQDFVLYAGPKEYDKLKALNLKLEHMVDFGWFTIVAMPLFWVLKFFYKFIGNYGWTIVLITIIVRIPFIPLLHKSQQTMKKMQDIQPQIAEMKERYKKDAQKMQKELMGLYKKHKVNPMGGCLPMLLQIPVFIALYNVLAKAIELRGAPFMWWITDLSVKDPYYIFPVVMGITMVIQQKMTPTTMDPMQAKMMMFMPIVFTFMFLSFPAGLVLYWLVNNLLAIAQQYYANKTMAHS
- the mnmE gene encoding tRNA uridine-5-carboxymethylaminomethyl(34) synthesis GTPase MnmE codes for the protein MNCFDDTITAISTPSGKGGIGIVRLSGKNAIETAEKIFTSPKNKGLKQTPSHKIIYGHIINSNKEIVDEVLISIMRAPNTYTKENVVEINCHGGAVPLRRVLELVLKNGARLAMPGEFTQRALINGRIDLAQAEAVLDAINSATEQSQKAAMEQLSGGLSKKIHSLRDKLVELTAFVEAHIDFPEEDIESPSLSDMQKKALEICGEITKLIEGSRHGMILREGLKTAIIGRPNVGKSSLLNALLTHDRAIVTEMPGTTRDVIEEYLDINGFPVRIMDTAGIREAKDIAEKESVERSLSAMKGADLVVLVLDGSEDLHNTDRELIERSASQNTILVINKTDLKQKLNLKNVGQENVIPAKAGIQTSSPDTRSKSQANLIGVTRTFEHWIPGQARNDKPEQKIIKTSALTGAGLDELRNKIMNIISDAGGGEASHSRLVTNIRHVHALEKALASMNSFIEGVDNKLSPEFLSVELREALDALGEITGITTPEDILNKIFSDFCIGK
- a CDS encoding cyclic nucleotide-binding domain-containing protein; this encodes MSSQNLQLSDLRKYKYFSSLSDNALEIFSKRIRMVHFPTGSEIIKEGTVGKSFYFVKEGQVEVTKKTKTGKEEKISVIGSGQGVGEMALLTGSVRASSVWAVTNVALYELSKADFEEIVLHEALFKSMLLDKVNSYKYYAAIKSLQPFELLPPDKMYALMEKLVEKRYSPGENIIVQGEKGNDYYIIKSGRVAVLKTKKGDDAPIQAALLGDGEAFGEEALIREDPRNATCQAIEETTLFVLDKKDFNQIVKASFLENIFPEDIPLDTYLNEYVIIDARIPAEYEEEHIYGAVNIPVETLREQCAVFDRMKQYITYCLNDSRGMVSAFLLKNRGFNAKCLRGGVSGWLGPVVTGSDGIYMPE
- a CDS encoding cation transporter, whose product is MQRLKKVRQVLIYTLILNMAVAAAKITYGYLTNSVSMFSDGFHSFFDGTSNVIGLVGTWIAAQPPDKNHPYGHKKYETLSTIAIAVLIFLGGYEILKKAYHNFSSPADIEVTTMSFIIMLVTIIVNTSVMIYEKRKGRELQSDFLIADALHTRTDIFVSLSVIVSLIAAKAGYPVIDSIAAVIIALMIAGMGFEILRSAAEVLTDAARLDALEINRVVMQIQGIRECHEIRTRGKKDAIHLDLHVLVDPEVQIQKAHELADSVEECIKKNFSSVVDVIVHIEPYGNEK